Proteins from one Telopea speciosissima isolate NSW1024214 ecotype Mountain lineage chromosome 1, Tspe_v1, whole genome shotgun sequence genomic window:
- the LOC122649104 gene encoding GDT1-like protein 4 isoform X2, translated as MRVMDSWRSPRAGFSGYALLLLVSTVLLAFSLVSAQEFESEVGTRKDLSNGSGKALSRRSKIFLDHQIGTDPELLGLTGIPESSGLGIFDAFFASLSMIIVSEIGDETFIIAALMAMRHPKSIVLSGALSALYVMTVLSTGLGRIVPNLISRKHTNSAATVLYAFFGLRLLYIAWRSDSKSSQKKEMEEVEEKLEGGQGKTTLRRFFSRFCTPIFLELATHKNAVGVALGASLGHTICTSIAVVGGSMLASRISQRTVATVGGLLFLGFSVSSYFYPPL; from the exons ATGCGCGTTATGGATTCGTGGAGAAGCCCTAGAGCTGGTTTCTCTGGCTACGCTCTCCTCCTCCTCGTTTCCACTGTTCTGCTGGCATTCTCACTTGTTTCTGCTCAG gAATTTGAGTCTGAGGTGGGAACTCGTAAAGACCTCTCCAACGGATCTGGTAAAGCCCTGAGCCGCCGTAGCAAA ATTTTTCTAGACCACCAGATTGGGACTGACCCAGAATTACTTGGTCTCACTGGAATCCCGGAATCTTCTGGTCTTGGGATTTTCGATGCGTTCTTCGCGAGTCTGTCAATGATCATCGTCAGTGAG ATTGGAGATGAGACATTTATAATAGCGGCACTTATGGCAATGCGACACCCCAAATCAATTGTTCTATCAGGTGCTCTCAGTGCACTATATGTGATGACA GTGCTTTCCACTGGGCTTGGTAGGATTGTGCCTAATCTGATATCAAGGAAGCATACCAACAGTGCTGCAACAG TTCTATATGCATTTTTTGGGCTGCGGCTTCTTTACATTGCTTGGAGATCTGATTCAAAGTCATCacagaagaaggaaatggaagAA GTAGAGGAGAAACTTGAAGGAGGGCAAGGGAAAACAACTCTTCGTCGTTTCTTTTCAAGATTTTGTACGCCGATATTTTTGGAG CTGGCAACCCACAAAAATGCTGTTGGAGTTGCTCTAGGAGCCTCATTAGGGCACACGATCTGCACGTCAATTGCGGTGGTTGGGGGAAGTATGCTGGCATCCAGGATCTCACAACGCACAGTTGCTACTGTTGGGGGCCTACTGTTTCTTGGCTTTTCTGTATCTTCATACTTCTACCCTCCACTATAA
- the LOC122649104 gene encoding GDT1-like protein 4 isoform X1, producing MRVMDSWRSPRAGFSGYALLLLVSTVLLAFSLVSAQEFESEVGTRKDLSNGSGKALSRRSKIFLDHQIGTDPELLGLTGIPESSGLGIFDAFFASLSMIIVSEIGDETFIIAALMAMRHPKSIVLSGALSALYVMTVLSTGLGRIVPNLISRKHTNSAATVLYAFFGLRLLYIAWRSDSKSSQKKEMEEVEEKLEGGQGKTTLRRFFSRFCTPIFLESFILTFLAEWGDRSQIATIALATHKNAVGVALGASLGHTICTSIAVVGGSMLASRISQRTVATVGGLLFLGFSVSSYFYPPL from the exons ATGCGCGTTATGGATTCGTGGAGAAGCCCTAGAGCTGGTTTCTCTGGCTACGCTCTCCTCCTCCTCGTTTCCACTGTTCTGCTGGCATTCTCACTTGTTTCTGCTCAG gAATTTGAGTCTGAGGTGGGAACTCGTAAAGACCTCTCCAACGGATCTGGTAAAGCCCTGAGCCGCCGTAGCAAA ATTTTTCTAGACCACCAGATTGGGACTGACCCAGAATTACTTGGTCTCACTGGAATCCCGGAATCTTCTGGTCTTGGGATTTTCGATGCGTTCTTCGCGAGTCTGTCAATGATCATCGTCAGTGAG ATTGGAGATGAGACATTTATAATAGCGGCACTTATGGCAATGCGACACCCCAAATCAATTGTTCTATCAGGTGCTCTCAGTGCACTATATGTGATGACA GTGCTTTCCACTGGGCTTGGTAGGATTGTGCCTAATCTGATATCAAGGAAGCATACCAACAGTGCTGCAACAG TTCTATATGCATTTTTTGGGCTGCGGCTTCTTTACATTGCTTGGAGATCTGATTCAAAGTCATCacagaagaaggaaatggaagAA GTAGAGGAGAAACTTGAAGGAGGGCAAGGGAAAACAACTCTTCGTCGTTTCTTTTCAAGATTTTGTACGCCGATATTTTTGGAG TCTTTTATTCTAACATTTCTAGCAGAGTGGGGTGACCGTAGCCAGATAGCAACAATAGCT CTGGCAACCCACAAAAATGCTGTTGGAGTTGCTCTAGGAGCCTCATTAGGGCACACGATCTGCACGTCAATTGCGGTGGTTGGGGGAAGTATGCTGGCATCCAGGATCTCACAACGCACAGTTGCTACTGTTGGGGGCCTACTGTTTCTTGGCTTTTCTGTATCTTCATACTTCTACCCTCCACTATAA